A region from the Phycisphaerales bacterium genome encodes:
- a CDS encoding DUF58 domain-containing protein, with amino-acid sequence MLKSLSTKRPQSLEDLLPGELIARLDPLDLQSRKVFFGKLKGERRSKKRGESVEFADHRPYVMGDDIRHIDWNIFGRLDKLFLKLFLEEEDLSLHLVIDASASSDCGDPNKFLFMQKAAMALGYVGLVNLNRVGATSMGGWTGGREESDGEENGVQPSLAVGATIRDLRGRRRVLDLSRWVCSLRPGGALSFRAAAERITLTRRGKGIMLVFSDFFFKEGYEQGLRMLVGGGYDVFCVQVLSPQEVDPAGGGRGGKPGDGIAGDLRLKDIEDGDTADVTISAPLLKRYKSNLAAYCDQLREFCLRRDMQLLTVRSDTPIETLVLDYLRKRGIVR; translated from the coding sequence ATGCTCAAGAGCCTCTCCACCAAGCGTCCCCAGTCCCTCGAGGATCTGCTCCCCGGCGAGTTGATCGCGCGGCTTGATCCGCTCGATCTCCAGAGCCGAAAGGTTTTCTTCGGCAAACTCAAGGGCGAACGCCGCAGCAAGAAGCGGGGTGAGTCCGTCGAGTTCGCCGACCATCGCCCGTATGTCATGGGCGACGACATCCGGCACATCGATTGGAACATCTTCGGGCGGCTCGACAAACTCTTTCTGAAGCTCTTTCTTGAGGAAGAGGATCTCTCGCTGCATCTCGTGATCGACGCGTCGGCGTCGAGCGACTGCGGCGACCCGAACAAGTTCTTGTTCATGCAGAAGGCCGCGATGGCGCTGGGGTACGTCGGGCTCGTGAATCTCAACCGCGTCGGCGCGACGTCGATGGGCGGCTGGACGGGCGGGCGTGAGGAGAGCGACGGCGAGGAGAACGGCGTGCAGCCCTCGCTCGCGGTGGGGGCGACGATCCGCGACCTGCGCGGGCGGCGTCGCGTGCTCGATCTCTCGCGATGGGTCTGCTCGCTCCGCCCGGGCGGGGCGCTCTCGTTCCGTGCGGCGGCGGAGCGCATCACGCTGACCCGGCGCGGCAAGGGGATCATGCTCGTCTTCTCCGACTTCTTCTTCAAGGAGGGGTATGAGCAGGGGCTGCGGATGCTCGTCGGCGGCGGGTATGACGTCTTCTGCGTGCAGGTTCTCTCGCCCCAGGAGGTCGATCCCGCGGGCGGCGGGCGCGGCGGCAAGCCCGGCGACGGGATCGCGGGCGATCTTCGACTGAAGGACATCGAGGACGGCGACACGGCCGACGTCACGATCTCCGCGCCGCTCCTCAAGCGGTACAAGTCCAACCTCGCGGCATACTGCGACCAACTCCGTGAGTTCTGCCTGCGGCGTGACATGCAACTGCTGACGGTGCGCAGCGACACGCCGATCGAGACGCTCGTGCTCGATTACCTGAGGAAGCGAGGGATCGTGCGATGA
- a CDS encoding BatA and WFA domain-containing protein — protein MTYLTPILAGVAAAIAIPSLIILYFLKLRRRNVEISTTLLWKKAIQDLQANAPFQRLRRNILLLLQLLILGGMLFAIAQPQISRIALDSQRHIILIDRSASMSSNDEPDGRGGFRSRLDAAKEQALALVASLREGSAFATAGVGGGDEAMIIAFDASAAILQNFTSDKARLSDAIRSIQPTDARTSIEEALRLVRAQGKQRVITDTGSNSTITSEELFSDDNDLALHLWSDGRISDLSAAKPGPERSFEYHQVGKAGSGNVAITSIRAERSFDDPKELSIFVGLQNNEAIERAIDVELRVNDTTAQIRAVLVPKAAMPIQGGDAADAATAITPGVGGTVFKLDRPEAALIQVTLRQPSSPESPAGDVLATDNRAWLVVPPAKRMSVALVSDGDLFLESLLSVLRLSKVDTMSLAQFEKLASQGKATDYDVVVLDRVLPKVALTPSGLPPGRYIVFGSIPTGPEAPLQTTGEAGSQGFLHWNREHPVLDGADLDPVNIAESRQVSIAPGGGAITLAMGDKGPLMLEVTTPDTHAIVTAFHPLDSTWPWNVSYVVVGASMVSYMGEGFEQGVAARMVSPGSVISDRLPSDAKDITIDLPGNEKESLALSPDARVTFGPVGTSGVYRMTWDGSMGPSDITVGGRAARYFTANLLDGAESDTRAASTIALPNKNVEAAARSSSDGNRPLWPWILLGALAIIMLEWFVYNRKVQV, from the coding sequence ATGACGTATCTCACGCCGATCCTCGCGGGTGTGGCGGCGGCGATCGCCATCCCGTCGCTGATCATCCTGTACTTCCTGAAACTGCGCCGGCGCAACGTCGAGATCTCGACAACGCTGCTCTGGAAGAAGGCGATCCAGGATCTGCAGGCGAACGCGCCGTTCCAGCGTCTCCGCCGGAACATTCTGCTCCTGCTCCAACTCCTGATCCTGGGCGGGATGCTCTTCGCGATCGCCCAGCCGCAGATCTCTCGGATCGCGCTCGATTCGCAGCGGCACATCATCCTGATCGACCGCTCGGCGAGCATGTCGTCGAACGACGAGCCCGACGGGCGTGGCGGGTTCCGCTCGCGTCTCGACGCCGCGAAAGAGCAGGCGCTGGCACTCGTCGCGTCCTTGCGTGAAGGCTCGGCCTTTGCCACGGCGGGGGTCGGCGGCGGGGACGAGGCGATGATCATCGCCTTCGACGCGTCGGCGGCCATCCTCCAGAACTTCACCTCCGACAAGGCGCGCCTGAGCGACGCGATCCGCTCGATCCAGCCGACCGATGCGAGGACGTCGATCGAGGAGGCGTTGCGGCTCGTTCGAGCGCAGGGCAAGCAGCGCGTCATCACCGATACGGGCAGCAACAGCACCATCACGTCCGAGGAACTCTTCTCCGACGACAACGATCTGGCGCTGCACCTCTGGTCCGACGGTCGAATCTCGGATCTCTCGGCCGCCAAGCCGGGACCGGAGCGCTCGTTCGAGTATCACCAGGTCGGCAAGGCGGGGAGCGGAAACGTCGCGATCACGTCGATCCGGGCCGAGCGATCGTTCGATGATCCCAAAGAACTCTCGATCTTTGTGGGGCTTCAGAACAACGAGGCGATCGAGCGTGCGATCGATGTTGAACTCCGCGTGAACGACACGACGGCGCAGATCCGTGCCGTCCTTGTTCCGAAGGCGGCAATGCCAATCCAGGGTGGCGACGCGGCGGACGCGGCGACAGCGATCACACCCGGCGTCGGTGGCACGGTCTTCAAACTCGATCGCCCCGAGGCCGCGCTCATCCAGGTGACGCTGCGACAGCCCAGCAGTCCGGAGTCTCCGGCGGGGGATGTCTTGGCGACGGACAATCGCGCGTGGCTTGTGGTGCCGCCGGCGAAGCGGATGTCGGTCGCCCTCGTGAGCGATGGCGATCTCTTCCTCGAGTCTCTCCTGAGCGTGCTGCGACTATCCAAGGTGGACACGATGTCGCTCGCCCAGTTCGAGAAACTGGCGTCGCAGGGAAAGGCGACGGACTACGACGTGGTCGTGCTCGATCGCGTGCTCCCGAAGGTGGCTCTGACGCCAAGTGGGTTGCCTCCGGGTCGTTACATCGTCTTTGGATCGATCCCGACGGGTCCCGAGGCACCTCTGCAGACCACGGGTGAGGCCGGTTCGCAGGGCTTTCTCCACTGGAACCGCGAGCATCCGGTGCTCGATGGCGCCGACCTAGACCCCGTGAATATTGCCGAGTCGCGACAGGTCTCGATCGCTCCCGGTGGCGGGGCGATCACGCTCGCGATGGGCGACAAGGGACCGCTGATGCTTGAGGTAACGACGCCCGATACGCACGCGATCGTGACGGCTTTCCACCCGCTCGACAGCACCTGGCCGTGGAACGTGTCGTATGTCGTCGTCGGGGCGTCGATGGTTTCGTACATGGGCGAGGGGTTCGAACAGGGCGTGGCCGCGCGAATGGTGTCGCCGGGGTCGGTGATCTCCGATCGGTTGCCCTCGGACGCAAAGGACATCACGATCGACCTCCCGGGGAACGAGAAGGAGTCGCTCGCGCTCAGCCCCGATGCCCGGGTCACGTTCGGTCCCGTGGGAACATCGGGCGTGTATCGCATGACCTGGGACGGGTCGATGGGGCCTTCCGACATCACCGTCGGCGGGCGGGCGGCTCGGTATTTCACGGCGAATCTGCTCGATGGCGCGGAATCCGACACGCGCGCGGCATCGACGATCGCGCTTCCCAATAAGAACGTCGAGGCTGCGGCCAGATCGAGCAGCGATGGCAACCGCCCGCTCTGGCCCTGGATCCTTTTGGGAGCGCTCGCGATCATCATGCTCGAGTGGTTCGTGTACAACCGGAAGGTGCAAGTGTGA
- a CDS encoding ABC transporter ATP-binding protein produces the protein MISTRNLTKSFGSLVALDALTLDIGPGEIFGFIGPNGAGKSTTMKILAGLTKPSSGRASVAGLDCETRMEDIRRVIGYMPDFLGVYDDLTVHEYLGFFAAAFKIPRGERSKTIDGVLELTDLREKRDAMVDSLSRGMQQRLGVARVLLHDPKVLLLDEPASGLDPRARIEMRSLLQELGRMGKTLMVSSHILSELGEMSTCIGIIERGKLLYFGSMADAFKRTRELGGHERVDVLIRVEPGGNSAQSIADRLTLNNSIRAARVVKSPPNFALAASTLPDESSSAHGTAAEPPPLPAVEGLEIELHPGVHDHGFVIDEISKAGGRILRFDAHQIKLEDAFLKLTTGALQ, from the coding sequence ATGATCTCGACGCGCAACCTCACCAAGTCCTTCGGCTCGCTCGTCGCGCTCGACGCCCTCACGCTCGACATCGGGCCGGGCGAGATCTTCGGATTCATCGGGCCCAACGGCGCGGGCAAGTCCACCACTATGAAGATCCTCGCGGGCCTCACGAAACCCTCGTCGGGCAGGGCCTCCGTCGCCGGGCTGGATTGCGAGACGCGGATGGAGGACATCCGGCGCGTTATCGGTTACATGCCCGATTTTCTCGGGGTCTACGACGACCTCACCGTCCATGAGTATCTCGGCTTCTTCGCCGCGGCCTTCAAGATCCCGCGGGGCGAGCGCTCCAAGACCATCGACGGTGTTCTCGAACTCACCGATCTGCGTGAGAAGCGCGACGCCATGGTCGATTCCCTCTCGCGGGGCATGCAGCAACGACTCGGCGTCGCCCGCGTTCTCCTCCACGATCCCAAGGTCCTCCTGCTCGACGAGCCGGCGAGCGGCCTCGACCCGCGCGCCCGCATCGAGATGCGATCGCTCCTGCAGGAACTCGGGCGCATGGGCAAGACCCTCATGGTCTCGTCGCACATCCTGAGCGAACTCGGCGAGATGTCCACGTGCATCGGCATTATCGAGCGAGGGAAACTGCTCTACTTCGGCTCCATGGCCGACGCCTTCAAGCGCACGCGCGAACTGGGTGGGCATGAACGCGTCGATGTCCTGATCCGCGTCGAGCCGGGCGGGAACTCGGCACAGTCCATCGCGGATCGATTGACCCTGAACAATTCCATCCGCGCAGCCCGTGTCGTGAAGTCGCCGCCCAACTTTGCACTGGCCGCATCGACTCTTCCTGATGAATCGTCCTCGGCTCACGGGACCGCCGCGGAGCCGCCGCCCCTGCCCGCGGTTGAGGGCCTGGAGATCGAACTCCACCCTGGCGTCCACGATCACGGCTTCGTCATCGACGAGATCTCCAAGGCCGGCGGGCGCATCCTGCGTTTCGACGCCCACCAGATCAAACTTGAGGACGCCTTCCTGAAACTCACGACAGGAGCGCTCCAGTAG
- a CDS encoding ABC transporter permease subunit, protein MRLRALNPVYWASQLRSPIFAKEVYVAGRKSGPFLQRMIYTLVLLVIGTLIYVGMMSTGRGVRSGLAQLSLLETIAPALTIGTVAVQGVFMLLVPPILTSAQLCDERRKGTLSALLTTPLTSMQIVLGKLFACLVQVIVLALVSLPVLLAVRVFGGVSTETIIGFEAMLLAFAISGCSIGLACSVNAKTPLRAASMAFGWIVLLNGLLSLGVMMIAVARQVGGFPIVEFAIAGSCSTPFAVILLMTQLMGDAPPMLVMPVVWANVGWNLFLAIVFVLLAVARFRKAMLKEATGEAASAVAVASPNTPTTSTPQASPGTPDPVVGVAASGVPSLPPAIPQPVAGVTLPQTRVSREVGDQPVLWREMRQPIFRSKKSSIAAAIVGVAIVIFLHVMIMVKGGDEENHAILATVAVCASGFIYFILATIGTTDAITGERESRALDVLLTTPMARIEILAGKYWGVVRRFTLVPLICAAYVFVVALLSPGARSIPIAIELLLAMFSGVILLAASGIFFSTISRSTTRAAVHNLAFMIGVWVVPFVLLAMADAFLGIHDSDDAAQALALAHPPAHVVCTLVSGLHDRGYGSSRPPVDLFDIGRVTHLQYIMVLAGLLIVHVLAAGALLAWAARLVDRRHQVLGK, encoded by the coding sequence ATGCGACTCCGCGCACTCAATCCGGTCTACTGGGCGAGCCAACTCCGCAGCCCGATCTTCGCGAAGGAGGTCTATGTTGCCGGGCGGAAGTCGGGCCCGTTCCTTCAGCGGATGATCTACACGCTCGTGCTGCTGGTGATCGGCACGCTGATCTATGTAGGGATGATGTCCACAGGGCGTGGCGTACGGTCGGGGCTCGCACAACTCAGCCTGCTCGAGACGATCGCCCCGGCCCTCACCATCGGAACCGTGGCCGTCCAGGGCGTCTTCATGCTCCTCGTCCCACCGATTCTGACCTCGGCCCAACTCTGCGACGAGCGTCGCAAGGGGACGCTCTCGGCCCTGCTCACGACACCGCTCACGTCGATGCAGATCGTCCTGGGCAAACTCTTCGCCTGCCTCGTGCAGGTGATCGTGCTCGCGCTCGTCTCGCTCCCGGTGCTGCTCGCCGTGCGCGTCTTCGGCGGCGTCTCGACCGAAACGATCATAGGGTTCGAGGCGATGCTCCTGGCCTTCGCGATCAGCGGGTGCAGCATCGGGCTTGCGTGCTCGGTAAACGCGAAGACGCCGCTCCGGGCGGCGTCGATGGCGTTCGGGTGGATCGTGCTCCTGAACGGATTGCTCTCGCTGGGTGTGATGATGATCGCGGTGGCGCGTCAGGTTGGAGGATTCCCGATTGTTGAGTTCGCGATCGCCGGGTCCTGCTCCACACCGTTCGCGGTCATCCTGCTCATGACGCAACTTATGGGCGATGCCCCGCCGATGCTCGTAATGCCGGTCGTCTGGGCGAACGTGGGTTGGAATCTTTTCCTCGCGATCGTCTTCGTGCTCCTTGCGGTCGCGCGGTTCCGCAAGGCGATGCTCAAGGAGGCGACCGGGGAAGCCGCATCCGCGGTCGCCGTTGCTTCGCCGAATACCCCGACAACGTCGACGCCACAGGCATCGCCCGGCACGCCCGACCCGGTGGTGGGTGTTGCCGCGTCGGGGGTGCCCTCTCTTCCGCCGGCGATTCCTCAACCGGTGGCGGGTGTGACTCTCCCCCAGACACGCGTCAGTCGTGAGGTCGGCGACCAGCCCGTCCTCTGGCGTGAGATGCGTCAGCCGATCTTCCGTTCGAAGAAGTCGTCCATCGCCGCGGCCATCGTCGGCGTGGCGATCGTCATCTTTCTTCACGTCATGATCATGGTGAAGGGCGGCGATGAAGAGAATCACGCCATCCTCGCGACCGTCGCCGTCTGTGCCAGCGGGTTTATCTATTTCATCCTCGCCACGATCGGAACGACCGACGCTATCACGGGCGAGCGAGAGTCCCGCGCCCTCGATGTCCTGTTGACGACGCCGATGGCGCGCATCGAGATCCTTGCCGGAAAGTACTGGGGCGTGGTCCGGCGATTCACCCTCGTGCCCCTGATCTGTGCGGCGTATGTGTTTGTTGTGGCGCTGCTCTCTCCGGGCGCGCGGAGCATTCCGATCGCGATCGAACTCCTTCTGGCGATGTTCAGCGGCGTGATCCTCCTCGCGGCGAGCGGCATCTTCTTCAGCACCATCTCGCGCAGCACGACCCGGGCCGCGGTCCACAATCTCGCGTTCATGATCGGTGTCTGGGTGGTTCCCTTTGTGCTTCTCGCGATGGCCGACGCGTTTCTGGGGATTCACGACTCCGACGACGCCGCCCAAGCGCTCGCCCTTGCTCATCCCCCGGCCCATGTTGTCTGCACGCTGGTCTCGGGGTTGCACGATCGGGGATATGGGAGTTCACGCCCCCCGGTCGATCTCTTTGACATCGGAAGAGTGACGCACCTCCAGTACATCATGGTCCTCGCCGGTCTGCTCATCGTGCATGTCCTGGCCGCCGGGGCGTTGCTCGCCTGGGCCGCCCGGCTCGTGGATCGGCGCCACCAGGTGCTGGGCAAGTGA
- a CDS encoding class I SAM-dependent methyltransferase — protein MGTIGLYRHADVYDALHLPGTRAEVRTLQRLARRFGAMPAAGSHRAAVWLEPACGTARHLRIAAARGARVIGIDTSREMLDFARARLREASLIRRAKIVQGDIARVGDLVPSASVDVAFVLINSIRHLATDRTMLDHLRGMTRVLRAGGIYAVGLSLSAYGFEQESEDVWSARHGSARVTQVVQYIPPTLGSRRERVISHVSCSTRAGRVVFEDVSTYWLRTYSLDQWRRLVDLAGLSVLGVVDQDGVDTMPTEPGYAVWILGVKPKSQERAMRPPTRRSRPR, from the coding sequence TTGGGAACGATCGGGTTGTATCGACATGCCGACGTGTACGACGCGCTGCACCTGCCCGGAACCAGGGCGGAGGTTCGGACGCTCCAGCGCCTCGCCCGGCGATTCGGCGCGATGCCTGCGGCAGGCTCGCATCGGGCTGCGGTCTGGCTGGAACCGGCGTGCGGCACGGCCCGGCACCTGCGGATCGCGGCGGCACGTGGCGCCCGGGTCATCGGGATCGACACCTCGCGCGAGATGCTCGATTTCGCCCGTGCTAGGCTGCGTGAGGCTTCGCTCATTCGACGCGCCAAAATCGTGCAAGGCGACATCGCCCGTGTGGGCGATCTTGTGCCGTCGGCCAGCGTGGACGTGGCCTTCGTCCTCATCAACTCCATCCGCCATCTCGCGACCGACCGGACGATGCTCGATCATCTGCGGGGGATGACGCGTGTGCTCAGGGCGGGTGGGATCTATGCCGTGGGTCTCAGCCTGTCGGCGTATGGATTCGAGCAGGAGAGCGAGGACGTCTGGTCGGCTCGGCACGGGTCTGCGCGTGTGACGCAAGTGGTGCAGTACATCCCGCCGACGCTCGGAAGCCGGCGCGAGCGGGTGATCAGCCATGTCTCGTGCTCCACACGCGCCGGGCGCGTGGTCTTCGAGGATGTCTCCACGTACTGGTTGCGAACCTATAGCCTGGACCAATGGCGTCGGCTCGTGGACCTGGCAGGGCTGTCGGTGCTGGGAGTTGTGGATCAGGATGGCGTGGACACGATGCCCACGGAGCCGGGGTATGCCGTGTGGATCCTTGGCGTTAAGCCGAAGAGTCAAGAACGTGCGATGCGCCCGCCTACTCGACGGTCGCGCCCGCGTTGA
- a CDS encoding glycosyltransferase family 2 protein, whose translation MKISVVIPAFNEESTIVQVIDAVRAQGLDTEIIVVDDCSTDATRTKVQSLADAGTIRLIQHSINKGKGAALRTGIAAATGEVVIIQDADLEYDPGDYRKLLQPIEEGRADVVFGSRFAGGEVHRVLYFWHSMANKALTLTSNMLTNLNLSDIEVGYKVFRREVIQSIRIEEDRFGFEPEITAKVARKRCRIYEVGISYRGRTYEEGKKVGWRDGFRALYCIVRYNLFD comes from the coding sequence GTGAAGATCTCCGTGGTCATCCCCGCGTTCAACGAGGAATCCACGATCGTGCAGGTGATCGACGCCGTGCGCGCCCAGGGCCTCGATACCGAGATCATCGTCGTGGACGATTGCTCGACCGATGCCACGCGAACCAAAGTACAGTCCCTTGCCGATGCCGGGACCATCCGACTCATCCAGCACTCGATCAACAAGGGCAAAGGGGCCGCACTGCGGACCGGGATCGCCGCAGCCACGGGTGAGGTCGTCATCATCCAGGACGCCGACCTCGAGTACGACCCCGGTGACTATCGCAAACTCCTGCAACCGATCGAGGAGGGCCGGGCCGACGTGGTCTTCGGCTCGCGCTTTGCCGGCGGCGAGGTCCATCGCGTGCTGTACTTCTGGCACAGCATGGCCAACAAGGCCCTCACGCTCACCTCCAACATGCTCACGAATTTGAATCTCTCCGACATCGAGGTCGGCTACAAAGTCTTCCGTCGCGAGGTGATCCAGTCGATCCGGATCGAGGAGGACCGCTTCGGCTTCGAGCCCGAGATCACCGCCAAGGTCGCCCGGAAACGCTGCCGAATCTACGAGGTCGGCATCTCGTATCGCGGGCGGACCTATGAGGAAGGGAAAAAAGTGGGCTGGCGCGACGGGTTCAGGGCGCTCTACTGCATCGTCCGATACAACCTCTTCGACTAG
- a CDS encoding glycosyltransferase family 39 protein, translating to MIHRRSRHLLALLAIVLVALVAAAIGGGLLKLGVMSSEAVKEAMDKASPDGVARTFPLERVAKIVERSRLWGIVLIASSGTMLLVFIVVRRLLGRALATAIDALRRAPYRVVRWLREEPAHAALLAAFLLIGAAIRVSFLWMEIRGDEAVTIMTFASRPLAYALSDYPSPNNHVFYTFLCHVALRVFGYPTGSSGEIWAARLPALIVGVLTIPALYAGARSIFDRRVALLASAIAMGMPYLVYYSANARGYGIIALATVLLISLATRGVRSNASRAWLCIPIVGTIGFHAVPTMLFPFLGVCLWIGLESLVATRGPGRWSRLGRLMISGLATVWLTLLAYIPVLVVSGPRALVANRFITPMTTPEFWHEMALRGGDFLRHLHAGVPLPIVAIIALGLGASFVAHFWIARHRVPWIIMLALGAGIILLVQRAAPYPGVWIFVVPVYIMLAASGLVWLGDMIFRDVDARDSTSMVLSAALGSGLLAFLVIRRGPEGIREGDLFGHAEVVAEYLTQNAHPDDRLLMAWPTLPVLEYHAPRVGLSNDLISRDTPDGSHTLVLITTPPELLRMVAPSRVDEAALDDFNKKLEFLHKSTLSLDQLVLIHDFENARLYRIRRTIGDGPTSPDSEHGSERSEESGSSATPLP from the coding sequence ATGATCCACCGCCGCTCGCGACATCTCCTGGCTCTCCTCGCCATCGTCCTTGTGGCTCTCGTCGCGGCGGCGATTGGGGGCGGACTGCTCAAACTCGGCGTGATGTCCTCCGAGGCCGTCAAAGAAGCGATGGACAAGGCCTCGCCAGATGGCGTCGCGAGAACATTCCCCCTCGAACGCGTAGCCAAGATCGTGGAACGTTCCCGGCTCTGGGGCATCGTCTTGATCGCGTCATCGGGGACGATGCTTCTCGTGTTCATCGTGGTGCGTCGCCTGCTCGGTCGGGCCCTCGCCACGGCGATCGATGCCCTCCGTCGTGCGCCTTACCGCGTGGTGCGATGGTTGCGCGAAGAGCCGGCCCATGCCGCCCTTCTCGCGGCATTCCTCCTGATCGGCGCCGCCATCCGGGTCTCGTTCCTCTGGATGGAGATCCGAGGCGACGAGGCCGTCACCATCATGACGTTCGCCTCGCGCCCGCTCGCCTACGCCCTTTCCGACTACCCAAGCCCGAACAACCACGTCTTCTACACCTTCCTGTGCCATGTCGCGCTCCGCGTCTTCGGGTACCCGACCGGTTCCAGTGGCGAGATCTGGGCGGCCCGTTTGCCCGCGTTGATCGTCGGCGTGCTCACGATTCCCGCGCTCTATGCCGGCGCCCGATCGATCTTCGATCGTCGTGTCGCCCTGCTCGCGAGCGCGATCGCGATGGGCATGCCATATCTCGTGTACTACTCCGCCAATGCGCGCGGCTATGGGATTATTGCCCTGGCGACAGTCCTGCTCATCTCGCTCGCAACACGGGGCGTGCGCTCCAACGCCTCTCGTGCCTGGCTGTGCATCCCCATCGTGGGCACGATCGGGTTCCATGCCGTGCCCACCATGCTCTTTCCGTTCCTGGGTGTGTGCCTGTGGATCGGGCTCGAGTCGCTCGTGGCCACGCGAGGACCCGGGCGATGGTCCCGACTCGGGCGGCTCATGATCTCGGGACTCGCCACGGTCTGGCTGACGCTCCTGGCCTACATCCCCGTGCTCGTCGTCTCCGGGCCCCGGGCGCTCGTGGCCAATCGATTCATCACTCCAATGACGACGCCCGAGTTCTGGCACGAGATGGCCTTGCGTGGCGGCGACTTCCTCCGACACCTCCATGCCGGCGTGCCCTTGCCGATCGTCGCCATCATCGCGCTCGGACTTGGGGCGTCGTTCGTGGCCCACTTCTGGATCGCTCGGCACCGTGTGCCGTGGATCATCATGCTCGCCCTGGGCGCCGGAATAATCCTCCTGGTCCAACGGGCAGCGCCCTATCCCGGTGTGTGGATCTTTGTCGTTCCCGTTTACATCATGCTCGCGGCGAGCGGGCTCGTCTGGCTTGGGGACATGATCTTCCGCGATGTCGACGCGCGCGATTCCACGTCCATGGTGCTTTCCGCCGCCCTCGGCTCCGGGCTGCTCGCCTTCCTCGTCATCCGTCGCGGGCCGGAGGGCATCCGTGAGGGCGACCTCTTTGGACACGCGGAAGTTGTCGCCGAATATCTCACCCAGAACGCCCATCCCGACGATCGCTTGCTGATGGCCTGGCCGACGCTCCCCGTGCTGGAATACCACGCCCCGCGAGTCGGCCTTTCCAACGACCTGATCTCCCGCGACACGCCCGACGGCTCGCACACGCTAGTACTCATCACGACGCCCCCCGAACTCCTCAGAATGGTCGCGCCCTCGCGCGTCGATGAGGCCGCCCTCGACGACTTCAACAAGAAACTCGAGTTCCTCCACAAGTCGACGCTCTCGCTGGACCAACTCGTGCTCATCCACGACTTCGAGAACGCGAGGCTCTATCGCATCCGGCGCACGATCGGAGACGGGCCGACATCGCCTGATTCCGAGCATGGATCGGAGAGAAGCGAAGAGTCCGGGTCCAGTGCAACCCCGCTCCCGTGA